A DNA window from Paenibacillus sp. HWE-109 contains the following coding sequences:
- a CDS encoding DUF4962 domain-containing protein → MVNRYWQRKISTCLVFVLGISLILNLFSFQFASAAGSNPVLGPELLVNPGFEQVSGNMPSSWTIFENTTGISVVSVTDQATGGIRSVKLTDTTSTAGAGIVSPMMPYSPGTSYQASVKAKIVDGGVSMLVRYFDKNNAFTQKVANKLPAADWQTIEVSDTPPSSTVNIQIVLVIPSFANNGAGTGTAYLDDVSFKTTELLVNPSFEATSGSRPTGWTAIDHGLSSSITAVTTAVYVAHGWKSLHISDSPTTDAYSVKSPTIPVVSNKTYTATVKTNVLSGNGILIMHFIGSAGQPYMEAQSTITGSWETLSLSAVPPAGTTDVQMELSTPGVGKADVYFDQASLTASDATPGPTPTPTVTPTPSSTPPAGTLIWPTVLEPSETRHFQPGNDFVTTQNPPDFGWPFIAGGDLYELQVANDNTFNNIVYQKNDIAINYYNFPQPFVAGQSYFWRVRFHKPAGWSNWSDIRKFRIDANAVPFPVPPVSQLMNSVSTSHPRILTNPSNLSTFRSRKDGDGKLTYDKVFSKVNLTDTALTAEPMDPIDTKTARALQGAETSKMMNAAFVYLITGNAAYGDYAKARLLNLSTWRTKVGPTSYAVNDQIHRDIALQSAMAYDWIYDRLNPQDKMTALTMIMDRAQTIADDVLYDDLPITTKPYDSHGWTVYGYLGIIAMSLLHDDINVNGTVTSAKAQEWFNKIVPTYINLLPPWGGEDGGWGNGIGYWQYSTLSNKLFMDVLYAATDFNAYQKAFSRNESWFPFYMFPVGQKSGEFGDSINEMDRSYSSESITRNAQMLQNPVMQWYAQMNTYDPSDWVSYLYADSSLIARPPVEMPTAKYFDTIGSVAMHSSLYDPKRISLYFRSSPFGSYNHSHADQNGIIINAFGEELAVDGGFYDSFGNNHHSKYAKQTFAKNAITYDGKKGQTNWDMKASGQITGFATNKDFDAAVGDATAAYNIDSSKIGLDQAQRSIIYVKPGAFVVVDNLKTREPGGSSFEYWLHADKQMTLDADQSGATIVKNKAAMKVRLYYPNLTASITDKYLGVNDEELPPTANNLYIGLTRVHAGFTTPKTDYATIVSTYVPYSKESTPENIVSEEYSTYRKLHFNDGTDVYVRKAQSGVVDTGSIQFEGIAATVKGDSILLVGGTQLIKNEVTLISSAQPATIALSGDELSITGTKATQVSLQKPGITTMLDESYRSIPQGGSVTAAVYARGVHWVASASTLTVNVEPGQHQLRLSNVPAPAPMAAVSLPVEINGVASTVTLSAYGNGNGGVAAWGALTNTAGLYEVLEAPSGLIFEAIGGVKPVMFLGASAKIIVPNQSGTLKLRSAGSGAKTPADATADYDTVKSGLDVFAEAESFSDSDGGALSIYSTRPFLSGGKGVTGWSNPGQSISWMLNVPEAGKYDIVMKYVGGWDLTNGITTRLIKLGSQFYSAEAPTTTDWGTKPEYWRASTIHSGTNLPAGPVELKMWDVMGAMNLDWIGLVKSQSSDPTFTADKTTSTNTDVTVTIGYPTNAAVKQYKLGSGGAWTAYTSPIAVSDNNTLYARAADAAGNVSNEASYVVSNIDKIAPVTTASVSPLQPDGPNGTYAGPVTVNLNSSDSSSGVAKTEYSLDNGTTWQLYAALVTFDKQGQVSLSYKSTDQAGNIETPQMVGFTLSSTAVKVQLKDSSGNPLRGGEVSYYDGGWKDFGITDASGSVSKALPNKSYTFSMKYEGTIKEKVQNTGTDAVVVFQTVKVNLQLKDSQGNPLDGGSASYYAGSWRAIGTTSGGEISKELLPGSYTFDMTYEGTHKEKVQNTEADAVIVFQTVKVKLQLKDSQGNPLDVGSASYYAGSWRAIGTTNSGEINKELLPGSYTFNMTYEGTHNEKVQNIGTDPLVVFQTINVKVQLKDSQGNSMGGGIVSYYAGSWRPFGTTNNGEINKELLSGSYTFSVTYGGTHKESVNNIATSPTILFQL, encoded by the coding sequence TTGGTCAATCGTTATTGGCAGCGCAAAATTTCTACATGTCTTGTATTCGTATTGGGAATTAGTCTGATTCTGAATTTGTTTTCTTTTCAATTCGCCAGCGCGGCCGGCAGTAACCCGGTCCTGGGACCTGAGCTGCTCGTCAATCCCGGATTTGAACAGGTGTCTGGAAACATGCCTTCAAGCTGGACGATATTCGAAAATACAACGGGCATATCCGTAGTGTCGGTTACCGACCAGGCTACGGGAGGGATACGCAGTGTGAAGCTCACGGACACTACGTCAACTGCAGGAGCGGGAATCGTAAGTCCGATGATGCCCTATTCCCCGGGAACCTCCTACCAAGCCAGCGTCAAAGCGAAAATTGTGGATGGCGGAGTTTCCATGCTTGTCCGTTATTTCGATAAAAACAATGCTTTCACGCAAAAAGTTGCAAACAAATTGCCCGCTGCGGACTGGCAGACGATTGAGGTTAGCGATACACCGCCATCCAGTACTGTGAATATACAGATTGTTCTTGTCATTCCGAGCTTCGCCAATAACGGCGCTGGCACTGGCACTGCTTATTTGGACGACGTATCGTTTAAGACAACCGAGCTGCTCGTCAATCCGAGCTTTGAAGCAACGTCGGGTTCAAGGCCAACGGGATGGACCGCCATTGACCATGGGTTGTCATCCAGCATCACTGCGGTCACCACAGCGGTCTATGTGGCTCACGGTTGGAAGTCGCTGCACATCTCTGATAGCCCGACAACTGACGCATATAGTGTAAAAAGTCCGACGATTCCTGTTGTGTCCAACAAAACGTACACGGCAACCGTGAAAACCAATGTGCTGTCGGGCAACGGGATTCTGATTATGCACTTTATCGGGTCCGCTGGCCAACCATATATGGAAGCGCAGTCAACAATCACGGGCAGCTGGGAAACCTTATCTTTATCGGCTGTACCACCTGCCGGTACGACCGATGTACAGATGGAATTGTCTACGCCTGGCGTAGGGAAAGCCGATGTATATTTCGATCAAGCATCGTTGACGGCATCCGATGCAACCCCGGGACCGACTCCTACGCCGACAGTCACGCCAACGCCATCGTCAACGCCACCGGCAGGAACGCTTATATGGCCAACTGTACTCGAACCGTCCGAAACAAGGCACTTTCAACCGGGCAATGATTTCGTAACGACTCAGAATCCACCAGATTTCGGCTGGCCATTCATAGCAGGCGGGGATTTGTATGAGTTGCAAGTGGCAAATGATAACACGTTCAATAATATCGTCTACCAAAAGAACGATATCGCTATCAACTACTATAATTTCCCGCAACCATTTGTGGCAGGTCAATCGTACTTCTGGAGGGTAAGGTTTCATAAACCGGCAGGCTGGTCGAATTGGAGTGATATTCGCAAATTCCGTATCGATGCGAATGCCGTACCGTTCCCGGTGCCGCCTGTTTCACAGCTGATGAATAGCGTGTCGACCTCTCATCCGCGTATCCTGACGAATCCTTCCAATTTAAGTACATTTCGTTCGAGGAAAGATGGTGACGGCAAGTTAACCTATGATAAAGTTTTCTCGAAAGTCAATTTGACCGACACAGCATTGACGGCTGAACCGATGGATCCGATAGATACCAAAACAGCACGTGCTCTACAAGGCGCGGAAACGAGTAAAATGATGAATGCCGCTTTCGTTTATTTGATCACCGGTAATGCTGCATACGGGGACTACGCGAAAGCGAGGCTGCTGAATCTCTCAACTTGGAGAACAAAGGTAGGTCCAACTTCCTATGCGGTCAATGACCAGATCCATCGGGATATCGCATTGCAAAGCGCCATGGCCTATGACTGGATCTACGACCGTCTTAACCCACAAGATAAAATGACAGCTTTAACGATGATTATGGACAGAGCCCAAACGATTGCTGACGATGTTCTATACGATGATTTGCCAATCACTACAAAGCCCTACGATTCCCATGGCTGGACTGTGTATGGTTACTTAGGCATCATTGCTATGTCCCTCCTGCATGACGACATCAACGTCAACGGTACCGTCACTTCGGCGAAAGCACAGGAATGGTTCAATAAGATCGTTCCTACTTACATTAATCTACTGCCGCCATGGGGAGGAGAAGACGGCGGCTGGGGCAATGGAATCGGCTATTGGCAATATTCTACACTCAGCAACAAGTTGTTCATGGATGTACTCTATGCAGCGACAGACTTTAATGCTTATCAAAAGGCATTTTCACGCAACGAGTCCTGGTTCCCGTTCTACATGTTCCCGGTCGGCCAGAAATCGGGCGAATTCGGCGACTCTATCAACGAAATGGATAGATCTTATTCCTCTGAAAGTATTACGCGAAACGCACAGATGCTCCAAAATCCGGTGATGCAGTGGTATGCTCAGATGAATACGTACGATCCTAGTGACTGGGTCAGCTATCTATATGCCGACAGCAGCTTGATAGCGCGCCCCCCTGTAGAGATGCCGACGGCCAAATATTTCGATACCATCGGTTCGGTAGCCATGCATTCCAGTCTGTATGATCCGAAGCGAATATCACTCTATTTCAGATCCAGTCCTTTCGGCAGCTATAATCATAGCCATGCGGATCAAAACGGGATCATCATCAACGCATTCGGCGAGGAGCTTGCGGTAGACGGCGGATTTTATGATTCTTTCGGGAATAATCATCATTCGAAATATGCCAAACAAACGTTTGCCAAAAATGCGATTACGTACGATGGCAAAAAAGGACAAACAAATTGGGATATGAAAGCCTCGGGACAAATCACAGGCTTCGCGACCAACAAGGATTTCGACGCTGCGGTGGGTGACGCCACAGCGGCCTACAACATCGATTCAAGCAAAATCGGCCTGGATCAGGCTCAGCGCAGCATCATTTATGTGAAGCCAGGCGCATTCGTGGTCGTCGATAATTTGAAAACCCGGGAGCCTGGCGGTTCCAGCTTCGAATATTGGCTGCACGCCGACAAGCAGATGACGTTGGATGCGGATCAGAGTGGCGCGACGATCGTCAAAAACAAGGCTGCGATGAAAGTGAGACTGTACTATCCGAATCTGACGGCGTCGATCACAGACAAGTATCTCGGCGTTAATGACGAAGAACTGCCTCCAACTGCAAATAATTTATATATAGGTCTTACACGGGTTCATGCCGGGTTTACAACTCCAAAAACGGATTATGCGACGATCGTCTCCACGTATGTACCCTACAGTAAGGAGTCCACTCCGGAGAATATTGTAAGCGAAGAATACAGCACATACCGGAAGCTGCATTTTAACGATGGAACGGATGTTTACGTTCGCAAGGCGCAAAGCGGTGTCGTCGATACCGGCAGCATACAGTTCGAAGGGATTGCTGCTACTGTAAAAGGAGATTCCATTCTGCTAGTTGGCGGGACCCAGTTGATCAAGAACGAAGTAACTCTGATCAGCAGCGCACAACCGGCAACAATCGCACTATCGGGTGACGAGCTGTCCATCACCGGTACGAAGGCAACGCAAGTGAGCCTGCAAAAGCCTGGTATTACAACTATGCTTGATGAATCGTACCGCAGCATTCCGCAAGGTGGCAGCGTGACGGCAGCCGTTTATGCACGCGGTGTCCATTGGGTTGCATCTGCCAGCACATTAACAGTAAATGTTGAACCGGGTCAGCATCAGCTTCGATTGAGCAATGTCCCGGCACCGGCTCCAATGGCCGCAGTTTCCTTGCCGGTTGAGATTAACGGTGTGGCATCAACGGTAACGTTGTCAGCCTACGGCAACGGAAACGGGGGTGTTGCCGCATGGGGAGCATTGACCAATACCGCTGGCCTGTACGAAGTTCTTGAAGCTCCTAGTGGCCTTATCTTCGAGGCAATCGGCGGCGTGAAGCCAGTCATGTTCTTAGGAGCGAGTGCGAAGATCATTGTGCCTAACCAAAGCGGAACCCTGAAGCTGCGCAGCGCTGGCTCGGGAGCCAAAACACCAGCCGACGCTACGGCCGATTACGATACCGTGAAGAGCGGCCTGGATGTTTTTGCGGAAGCCGAAAGCTTCAGTGATTCCGACGGTGGAGCATTATCCATTTACAGCACACGTCCGTTTTTATCAGGGGGGAAAGGCGTCACAGGATGGAGCAACCCCGGTCAAAGTATTTCATGGATGCTGAATGTTCCTGAAGCTGGTAAATACGATATCGTGATGAAATATGTAGGTGGTTGGGATTTAACCAACGGAATTACGACGCGATTGATTAAACTAGGCTCTCAATTCTATTCTGCAGAAGCGCCGACTACGACGGACTGGGGGACGAAGCCGGAATACTGGAGAGCGTCGACTATACATTCCGGAACGAATCTGCCGGCGGGACCTGTTGAACTTAAAATGTGGGACGTAATGGGGGCGATGAATTTGGACTGGATAGGCTTGGTCAAATCCCAGTCGTCTGATCCTACCTTTACTGCAGATAAGACAACGTCGACCAACACGGACGTCACCGTAACGATCGGCTATCCAACTAACGCAGCAGTGAAACAATATAAACTAGGCTCTGGCGGTGCATGGACAGCATACACAAGTCCTATCGCCGTTTCGGACAATAACACCTTGTATGCAAGAGCCGCCGATGCCGCAGGCAACGTATCCAATGAAGCTAGTTATGTAGTAAGTAATATCGATAAAATAGCTCCAGTTACTACAGCAAGCGTATCGCCTTTGCAGCCGGATGGACCGAACGGGACGTACGCAGGTCCTGTCACGGTTAACTTGAATAGCAGCGATAGTTCATCGGGTGTAGCCAAAACCGAGTACAGTCTGGATAACGGGACTACCTGGCAGCTTTATGCGGCGCTGGTCACGTTTGATAAGCAAGGGCAGGTCAGCTTGAGTTATAAGTCAACGGATCAAGCAGGGAATATTGAGACTCCGCAAATGGTTGGCTTTACACTGTCGTCGACAGCTGTTAAGGTACAACTCAAAGACAGCAGCGGAAATCCACTCCGTGGAGGGGAAGTCAGTTATTACGACGGAGGATGGAAGGATTTTGGCATAACGGATGCCTCCGGATCAGTAAGTAAAGCTTTGCCAAATAAAAGCTACACTTTCTCCATGAAATATGAAGGCACGATCAAGGAGAAGGTACAGAATACTGGAACCGACGCTGTGGTTGTGTTCCAGACGGTTAAAGTCAATCTGCAATTGAAGGATAGCCAGGGGAATCCGCTGGATGGCGGCAGTGCGAGCTATTATGCAGGGAGCTGGCGGGCTATCGGAACTACAAGCGGCGGTGAGATTAGCAAGGAATTATTGCCTGGCTCCTATACGTTTGACATGACTTATGAAGGAACGCATAAGGAAAAGGTACAGAATACGGAAGCCGACGCCGTCATTGTGTTCCAGACAGTTAAAGTCAAGCTGCAATTGAAGGATAGTCAAGGGAATCCACTGGATGTTGGCAGCGCAAGCTACTATGCTGGAAGCTGGCGGGCCATTGGAACTACAAACAGCGGTGAGATCAACAAGGAATTATTGCCTGGCTCCTATACGTTTAACATGACTTATGAAGGAACGCACAACGAAAAGGTACAAAATATTGGAACTGACCCTTTGGTTGTCTTCCAAACAATCAACGTTAAGGTGCAGCTGAAGGATAGCCAAGGGAATTCAATGGGAGGCGGCATAGTGAGCTATTATGCAGGAAGCTGGAGGCCTTTCGGAACTACAAACAACGGAGAGATTAACAAGGAATTGTTGTCTGGTTCCTATACGTTTAGTGTGACATATGGAGGAACTCACAAGGAAAGCGTAAATAACATCGCAACAAGTCCAACGATACTATTTCAGCTGTGA
- a CDS encoding cache domain-containing sensor histidine kinase, which produces MSNIFNRILLKLRLKQKLLLSYLLLILLPILYLQFYASGRVAGIIQEMVSFSLDQSFSQTHSFLAYKLNRITDVSDLIALDEVQMTRILTTNVADYQLQDQLQDGNKLVQFLSSFRDGTDVSKIRLYLPDGFLFANEGSSIFPLQEAQSTTWYAKLVTSRVKLMWFSSLDYPSKTTDTTPVISLVRLIRHPDHYNETIGILRLDMDERMLKEIVSRANTVKNSLTYLQSSDGLVLIASDDALLEQYLPAEGTAPPIFQPANSNNTQLIKGKRLEFHQLQIPQTDLTMVTVIPHQEIVSTSTRLQQELLVSLLAVGLLAIGLAHFISLHMTRRITHLSQKMKAMEAGILEPIVKPSGDDEVGELIQSYNYMSQKLALLKDIEVKAIKSELKALQSQINPHFLYNTLDQINWMAQFGMYDQITTIVQSLAGYYKLTLSNGQDIITIGQELKLVTYYVEIQNIRFEQRIELNLQVDEAFQQGLIPKLTLQPIIENAILHGILRNENREGGITVTCERHADRIVLSVIDDGVGMDDMHLEALRSGNKIINPTGSGYGIRNVQERIKLYYGEAFGLHFFSSPGDGMIVEVHIPLIVESDSV; this is translated from the coding sequence ATGTCTAATATCTTCAATCGCATTCTACTAAAGCTGAGATTGAAACAAAAGTTGCTTCTTTCTTACCTGCTGCTCATCCTGCTTCCGATTCTCTATCTCCAATTCTATGCATCCGGGAGGGTGGCTGGCATTATTCAGGAAATGGTCAGCTTTTCATTGGATCAAAGTTTTAGCCAAACGCATTCCTTTCTAGCTTATAAACTGAATCGCATAACCGACGTTTCAGATCTAATCGCACTGGACGAGGTTCAAATGACTCGCATACTGACCACCAACGTGGCCGATTACCAACTCCAAGATCAGTTGCAAGACGGAAATAAGCTGGTTCAGTTTCTTTCTTCCTTCCGCGATGGCACAGATGTAAGTAAGATTCGACTCTATTTACCGGACGGTTTCCTGTTCGCCAATGAAGGCAGCAGCATATTCCCATTACAAGAAGCGCAGAGCACGACATGGTATGCCAAATTGGTTACTTCGAGGGTGAAGCTCATGTGGTTCTCCTCACTCGATTACCCAAGTAAAACGACCGATACGACTCCAGTCATATCGCTTGTCCGCCTCATTCGCCATCCCGATCACTATAACGAAACCATCGGAATTCTGCGTTTGGACATGGATGAACGAATGCTCAAAGAAATCGTTTCTCGTGCCAACACCGTGAAGAATAGTCTAACTTACTTGCAGAGTAGTGATGGCCTGGTTTTGATCGCTTCGGATGATGCACTCCTGGAGCAATATCTTCCTGCTGAAGGCACCGCACCTCCAATATTCCAGCCTGCCAACAGCAATAATACGCAGCTCATAAAGGGCAAAAGGCTAGAATTCCACCAATTGCAAATTCCGCAAACTGACCTGACTATGGTTACGGTGATTCCACATCAGGAGATTGTGTCAACAAGCACACGCCTCCAACAGGAGCTTCTTGTTAGTTTGCTTGCCGTCGGACTGCTAGCCATCGGACTTGCCCATTTCATCTCCCTTCATATGACAAGGCGGATTACTCACTTAAGTCAAAAGATGAAGGCCATGGAGGCTGGAATTCTTGAGCCTATCGTAAAGCCATCAGGAGATGATGAGGTCGGAGAACTCATCCAAAGCTATAACTATATGTCGCAAAAGCTGGCATTGTTAAAGGATATAGAAGTGAAGGCAATCAAATCTGAATTAAAGGCTCTTCAATCCCAAATCAATCCTCACTTCTTATACAATACACTGGATCAAATCAATTGGATGGCTCAATTCGGGATGTACGATCAAATCACAACAATTGTACAGTCGCTAGCCGGATACTATAAACTCACGCTGAGCAACGGGCAGGATATCATAACAATTGGGCAGGAATTGAAGCTGGTCACCTATTATGTTGAAATCCAAAACATTCGTTTCGAACAAAGAATCGAGCTTAACTTGCAGGTCGATGAGGCATTTCAACAGGGACTCATTCCAAAGCTAACTCTTCAGCCAATCATCGAGAATGCCATTCTACATGGCATTTTAAGGAATGAGAACCGTGAGGGAGGCATTACGGTAACCTGCGAACGCCATGCAGATCGGATCGTCCTGTCTGTCATTGACGATGGCGTTGGGATGGACGATATGCATCTGGAAGCACTTCGTTCCGGCAACAAGATCATAAATCCCACCGGCAGTGGATATGGGATTCGCAACGTTCAGGAGCGTATCAAATTATACTATGGTGAAGCATTCGGATTGCATTTTTTCAGTTCACCCGGAGATGGTATGATCGTTGAAGTGCACATACCGTTAATTGTGGAATCGGATTCCGTGTGA
- a CDS encoding response regulator — protein sequence MKLLLVDDEQLIRKGILMKTDWQQYGIDEVMQADDGRDAVRIAELFRPDILLTDIRMPRMDGIEAARCIRMFCPKVCIIFMSGFSDKEYLKAAISMQAVDYVEKPIHPDELGKAILNASSMIKKDRQTDMGEEESIPLIKREIAALLCSPHYQADKLARLFPLIGSQLWDSSSCMSSILKWHHPIEQPESLLHKLESAAQTVGLICFNMMKDDFHVVIHLISRFEKDDSFEDNVHRWVRDVSHCLPKHPGFHMAVGQQVHGIDQLYTSYLSAVIHLQRSFYEPSNTIIWKMSDHSYTDAFFFDDKRAGAFALSLQQDGATQAKNWLADLMNDIRKYPNTSVSYTKGIYLQLYQTVQQVGKESGIPSLKQEASVIKYAERLYACQTLDDLAQLLNDELDVLFDYLEARKGNSIIRYVTLYIERNYPNRQLSLNEISEFVGVTVPHLCFVFKEGTGMTIKHFLSEYRIDRAKELLINRELKLFDIALQVGYGDGEYFSKIFKKITGLQPSEYRKRLADV from the coding sequence ATGAAGCTTTTGCTTGTGGATGACGAACAATTGATTCGCAAAGGGATACTGATGAAGACCGACTGGCAACAATATGGTATCGATGAAGTGATGCAGGCAGATGATGGCCGTGATGCTGTTCGGATCGCCGAGCTGTTCCGCCCCGACATCCTGCTTACCGATATTCGAATGCCCCGTATGGATGGAATTGAAGCAGCGCGCTGCATTCGGATGTTTTGTCCGAAAGTTTGCATCATCTTTATGAGCGGATTCTCGGACAAAGAGTACCTGAAAGCCGCTATTTCCATGCAAGCCGTTGATTATGTAGAAAAGCCCATCCATCCAGACGAACTGGGCAAAGCTATCCTCAACGCTTCCAGCATGATCAAGAAAGACCGGCAAACCGACATGGGCGAGGAAGAAAGCATACCTCTAATCAAACGGGAAATAGCCGCACTGCTTTGTTCTCCCCACTATCAGGCAGACAAGCTTGCTCGATTATTCCCGTTAATCGGGTCGCAACTGTGGGATTCCAGTTCCTGTATGTCCTCCATTCTCAAATGGCATCATCCTATCGAACAGCCCGAGAGCCTTCTGCACAAGCTTGAATCGGCTGCACAGACGGTAGGTTTGATTTGTTTTAATATGATGAAAGACGACTTTCATGTCGTCATCCATTTGATCTCTCGTTTCGAGAAAGATGACTCCTTCGAGGATAATGTTCATCGATGGGTCCGTGATGTATCCCATTGTTTACCCAAACATCCGGGCTTCCACATGGCAGTTGGCCAACAAGTTCATGGTATAGATCAGTTGTATACCTCCTATTTATCCGCGGTGATCCATCTTCAAAGAAGCTTTTACGAGCCGTCGAATACCATTATTTGGAAGATGTCCGATCATTCCTACACCGATGCTTTCTTTTTTGACGACAAGCGTGCTGGAGCTTTTGCCCTCTCCCTTCAACAAGATGGAGCCACTCAGGCAAAGAACTGGCTGGCGGATTTGATGAATGACATTCGGAAATATCCAAATACATCTGTGAGTTATACCAAAGGCATTTATTTGCAGCTCTATCAAACGGTTCAACAAGTCGGCAAAGAAAGCGGTATTCCTTCCTTGAAACAGGAGGCGTCTGTCATTAAATACGCAGAGCGATTGTACGCTTGTCAGACATTGGACGATCTAGCTCAGCTCCTGAACGATGAACTAGATGTGCTTTTTGATTATTTGGAAGCTCGCAAAGGTAACTCGATCATCCGGTATGTGACGCTTTATATCGAGAGAAACTACCCCAATCGTCAGCTGTCCCTGAACGAAATCAGCGAGTTTGTAGGTGTGACAGTCCCCCACTTATGTTTCGTTTTTAAAGAAGGTACCGGCATGACGATCAAGCATTTCCTGTCGGAATATCGAATTGATCGGGCCAAAGAGCTTTTGATCAACAGGGAGCTCAAGCTGTTTGATATCGCCTTGCAGGTGGGATATGGGGACGGCGAATATTTCAGCAAAATATTCAAAAAAATAACCGGCCTGCAGCCTTCGGAATATAGGAAGCGGCTTGCCGATGTCTAA
- a CDS encoding sensor histidine kinase: MTSRFFRIPFNSIRFKLIVGVVLITVPLSLLLIYTNYYAIGVVRSQVADSNKKMMSLYMGQIDEQLRFAESSLMGLTIAEADFTGIENKVSESDRYFALRRLSNRITENMLNFKSVDGFFIYSAPNQYYMNAFREVTSYAERESVRNFIEDETGKAAPNLPINRWYVQEIGEKYYLLRTIKVSNTYVGTWILFDNLMMPLNLIGLGDKGAVLFTTNDGVPLVNAEIVKNNRLDVNKNLQHYYLTGDDHRYLVVGEKSAVGNFNLIALIPDEQILKNLPILRNIVNFILVGVLILLPVCLLLLRKTVLLPINRLISAMKRIKDGNLDMRIQSFRTSDEFQLVYETFNTMMSQIQELRIHVYEEQMNKQKAELQHLQLQINPHFYLNSLNIMHTLARAKNYALIEEMALCLVGYFRYMFRSNLTFVSVQEELQHVRNYLRIQELRFPNHLQCTIQVPDYLLRTPIPPLVVQTFVENAIKHAVTMDEPVLLTIDMELDDAAAAPTLQITIQDTGPGFPEDVLEEIRSGIQMTSAQGEHIGIWNVQQRLLLLYQSRADILFANVASGGAVIVITLPLTPDMGKGERL, from the coding sequence ATGACAAGCCGTTTTTTCCGAATTCCTTTCAATTCCATTCGTTTCAAGCTGATCGTCGGCGTGGTGCTGATTACAGTGCCGCTGAGCTTGCTGCTCATTTATACCAACTATTATGCGATAGGCGTTGTTCGGAGCCAAGTGGCCGATTCCAACAAAAAAATGATGTCTTTGTATATGGGACAAATCGATGAGCAATTACGGTTTGCCGAATCGTCTTTAATGGGCTTGACGATCGCTGAAGCCGATTTTACCGGTATTGAGAACAAAGTTTCGGAGAGTGATCGCTACTTCGCTCTAAGAAGATTATCTAATCGGATTACTGAAAATATGTTGAATTTCAAATCGGTGGACGGTTTTTTCATTTATTCGGCTCCTAATCAATATTACATGAATGCCTTCCGGGAAGTTACGAGTTATGCGGAACGCGAATCGGTCAGAAACTTTATTGAGGATGAAACGGGGAAGGCAGCGCCCAATTTACCGATTAATCGTTGGTACGTGCAGGAAATTGGAGAAAAATATTATTTGTTGCGTACGATCAAGGTTAGCAATACGTATGTGGGTACTTGGATTTTATTCGACAATTTGATGATGCCGCTAAATCTTATCGGACTAGGAGATAAAGGAGCTGTTTTATTTACAACGAATGATGGCGTGCCTTTGGTGAATGCGGAAATTGTTAAAAATAACCGGCTTGATGTCAACAAAAATCTGCAACACTATTATTTAACCGGAGACGATCACCGTTATTTGGTTGTCGGCGAAAAGTCGGCTGTGGGGAATTTCAACTTGATCGCCCTCATCCCAGATGAACAAATTCTGAAAAATCTACCGATCCTCCGAAACATTGTTAATTTCATTCTCGTCGGCGTTCTCATCTTATTGCCCGTCTGTTTGCTGCTTCTACGAAAAACGGTGCTTCTTCCAATCAATCGCCTAATTTCGGCGATGAAGCGGATTAAGGACGGCAATTTGGATATGCGGATTCAATCCTTTCGGACTTCAGATGAATTTCAGCTTGTCTATGAAACCTTTAATACTATGATGTCACAAATTCAAGAATTGCGGATCCATGTCTATGAAGAGCAGATGAACAAGCAAAAGGCGGAGCTTCAGCATTTGCAGCTGCAAATCAATCCGCATTTTTATTTGAATTCGCTTAATATTATGCACACGCTCGCGCGCGCCAAAAATTATGCGCTGATTGAAGAGATGGCGCTATGTTTGGTTGGTTATTTCCGCTATATGTTCCGAAGCAATTTGACCTTTGTCTCCGTACAAGAAGAATTACAGCATGTTCGTAATTATTTGCGTATTCAGGAGCTGCGTTTCCCGAATCATTTACAGTGTACGATTCAGGTTCCTGACTATTTGCTGCGTACCCCGATCCCCCCGCTTGTCGTTCAAACTTTTGTGGAAAATGCGATCAAGCATGCGGTAACGATGGACGAACCGGTTCTGTTGACGATCGACATGGAACTTGACGATGCGGCTGCGGCCCCCACTCTGCAAATAACGATACAAGATACGGGACCTGGATTTCCAGAGGACGTGCTGGAGGAAATTCGCAGTGGAATCCAGATGACGAGTGCACAAGGTGAACATATCGGCATTTGGAATGTTCAACAAAGGTTGTTGTTGTTGTACCAGAGCCGCGCTGACATCTTATTTGCCAATGTGGCTTCTGGTGGTGCTGTCATTGTTATTACACTGCCACTTACACCGGATATGGGAAAAGGAGAGCGATTATGA